A region from the Cannabis sativa cultivar Pink pepper isolate KNU-18-1 chromosome 9, ASM2916894v1, whole genome shotgun sequence genome encodes:
- the LOC115722954 gene encoding NADH dehydrogenase [ubiquinone] 1 alpha subcomplex subunit 13-B produces the protein MTEAMIRNKPGMASVKDMPLLQDGPPPGGFAPVRYARRIPNKGPSAIAIFLTTFGAFSWGMYQVGQGNKIRRALKEEKYAARSAILPVLQAEEDERFVHEWKKYLEYEADVMKDVPGWKVGENVYNSGRWMPPATGELRPEVW, from the exons ATGACTGAGGCTATGATTCGGAACAAGCCTGGCATGGCCAGCGTCAAGGACATGCCTCTCCTCCAAGACGGGCCACCTCCGGGTGGTTTTGCCCCGGTCCGATACGCTCGTCGGATCCCCAACAAGGGTCCAAGCGCCATCGCCATTTTCCTCACTACCTTTGGAGCATTCTCTTGGGGCATGTACCAGGTTGGCCAGGGAAACAAGATCCGAAG GGCGCTCAAAGAAGAAAAGTATGCTGCCCGCTCGGCCATTTTGCCAGTGCTGCAAGCTGAGGAAGATGAAAG ATTTGTCCATGAGTGGAAGAAGTATCTCGAATACGAGGCTGACGTGATGAAGGATGTGCCGGGTTGGAAAGTCGGCGAGAATGTTTACAACTCCGGGAGATGGATGCCCCCAGCAACTGGGGAGCTCCGTCCCGAAGTCTGGTAA